In a genomic window of Novosphingobium sp. KA1:
- the cyoA gene encoding ubiquinol oxidase subunit II, translating into MLPMLLGGCDMVVMNPTGDIAMQQRNLILLSLGLMLLIIVPVIALTVAFAWKYRRGNPNKDYDPEFHHSTTLELVIWACPLAIITILGAVTWASTHQLDPFRPLERIAPGKPIPAGTKPLNVQVVAMDWKWLFIYPDLGVATVNELALPVDVPVRFSITSTDQFNTFSAPTLAGMIYAMPTMRSELNAVLNKTGDSWGYSGNYTGAGYSDMRFKLRGVTKAGFDSWIAEAKAKGTPLSTETYVALTKPTTKAPVVRYSSVQAGLFDRIVNACAEPGKPCMIDVMRRDMLAGKMHMGERPATCDDKDGKLAPKAAPKAAKAEPAAARDPKVSATDTLLLPGAVRAERA; encoded by the coding sequence ATGCTGCCCATGCTGCTGGGTGGCTGCGACATGGTCGTGATGAACCCAACAGGCGATATCGCCATGCAGCAGCGCAACCTCATCCTGTTGTCACTGGGACTGATGCTGCTGATCATCGTTCCGGTGATCGCGCTGACCGTGGCCTTCGCCTGGAAATACCGTCGCGGTAATCCCAACAAGGACTACGATCCCGAGTTCCATCATTCCACAACCCTTGAACTGGTGATCTGGGCCTGCCCGCTCGCCATCATCACCATCCTGGGCGCCGTCACCTGGGCCTCCACCCACCAGCTCGATCCCTTCCGCCCGCTCGAACGCATCGCCCCGGGCAAGCCCATTCCCGCCGGTACCAAGCCGCTCAACGTCCAGGTCGTCGCCATGGACTGGAAGTGGCTGTTCATCTACCCCGACCTCGGCGTCGCCACGGTCAACGAACTCGCGCTGCCGGTCGACGTGCCGGTGCGCTTCTCGATCACCTCCACCGACCAGTTCAACACCTTCTCCGCGCCGACGCTGGCCGGCATGATCTATGCGATGCCGACGATGCGTTCGGAGCTGAACGCCGTGCTCAACAAGACCGGCGACAGCTGGGGCTATTCGGGCAACTACACCGGCGCCGGTTATTCCGACATGCGCTTCAAGCTGCGCGGCGTCACCAAGGCCGGGTTCGACAGCTGGATCGCCGAGGCCAAGGCCAAGGGCACCCCGCTTTCGACCGAGACTTACGTCGCGCTCACCAAGCCGACCACCAAGGCCCCGGTCGTGCGCTATTCCTCGGTCCAGGCCGGTCTGTTCGACCGCATCGTCAATGCCTGCGCCGAGCCCGGCAAGCCCTGCATGATCGACGTCATGCGGCGCGACATGCTGGCCGGCAAGATGCACATGGGCGAACGCCCCGCGACCTGCGACGACAAGGACGGCAAGCTGGCCCCCAAGGCGGCCCCCAAGGCGGCCAAGGCCGAACCCGCCGCAGCGCGTGATCCCAAAGTCTCCGCAACCGACACCCTCCTCCTCCCCGGCGCCGTGCGCGCAGAGCGGGCCTGA
- the copC gene encoding copper homeostasis periplasmic binding protein CopC, whose translation MRFPALAAAILAVAAVPAVALAHPKLLSATPAANSAVAKPTSIALTFSEDLVAPLSGIDLVMTGMPGMANHQPMPIKGITAKAKGKTMTVALPRPLPTGTYQLTWHAVAADQHRIEGSYSFTVR comes from the coding sequence ATGCGTTTTCCTGCACTTGCCGCCGCCATTCTCGCGGTTGCCGCCGTTCCCGCCGTTGCCCTTGCCCACCCCAAGCTGCTGAGCGCCACGCCTGCCGCCAATTCGGCGGTCGCCAAGCCGACCTCGATCGCGCTGACTTTCTCGGAAGACCTCGTTGCCCCGCTTTCGGGCATCGACCTGGTGATGACCGGCATGCCCGGCATGGCCAACCATCAGCCGATGCCGATCAAGGGCATCACCGCCAAGGCCAAGGGCAAGACGATGACCGTCGCCCTCCCGCGTCCGCTGCCGACCGGCACCTACCAGCTGACCTGGCACGCGGTTGCCGCCGACCAGCACCGCATCGAAGGCTCCTACAGCTTCACGGTTCGCTGA
- a CDS encoding RNA polymerase sigma factor: protein MAAPQGDEKAAVAAALAGRQAGFTALMDAHRDAVFRMVRGHLGNEADALDVTQESFVAAFLALHRYDPARPFRGWILRIALNKCHDWARRRKVRRFFAFALPIEEAAGVADEGHDPEQALASRREVARIHADIAALPDALKEPLLLCALEGLSQEEAAAILGISRKAVETRIYRARRHLAHWNGVGNSDAGGGDP, encoded by the coding sequence GTGGCCGCGCCGCAAGGGGACGAAAAAGCCGCCGTCGCGGCCGCGCTTGCCGGGCGCCAGGCGGGCTTCACCGCGCTCATGGACGCCCACCGCGACGCCGTGTTCCGCATGGTGCGCGGCCACCTCGGCAATGAGGCGGACGCGCTGGACGTGACGCAGGAGAGCTTCGTCGCCGCCTTCCTTGCCCTGCATCGCTACGATCCGGCCCGGCCCTTCCGCGGCTGGATCCTGCGCATCGCCCTCAACAAGTGTCACGACTGGGCGCGGCGCCGCAAGGTTCGGCGATTTTTCGCCTTTGCGCTGCCGATCGAGGAGGCCGCGGGGGTTGCGGATGAGGGCCACGATCCCGAGCAGGCCCTGGCCTCGCGCAGGGAAGTGGCGCGCATCCACGCCGATATCGCCGCATTGCCCGATGCCTTGAAGGAGCCGCTGCTGCTCTGTGCGCTGGAGGGCCTGTCGCAGGAAGAGGCTGCCGCGATCCTCGGCATCAGCCGCAAGGCCGTGGAAACGCGGATCTATCGTGCGCGCAGGCATCTTGCACATTGGAACGGGGTAGGGAATAGTGATGCGGGCGGCGGCGATCCATGA
- a CDS encoding bifunctional diguanylate cyclase/phosphodiesterase, with translation MVAISAMTLGAAVSLWVAAGALNSRESQRQVEQVRGAISRARHNSDEQAKALGQRHELARQLAANGPDGAAEWLDEELGQPATATVSTKTVLIAGRDGAIYGFAEGGRLSTREMEPLAQSVSDMVHAGGATTDVRNINGVPAVVSAAPIAPPAPIPGGEGSALKLVTFTYFDDPTIARWANAFMLERLALLSPRRPVPAGWRQVRLAGNGGETIGRMAWQPDRPGDVLTRYILPAELVFGAIVLALFWGMAHRARTSTTRVNYLERFDPTTGLVNRATFMMRLDQIAGNHPCQLLRLDIDDFSAINDAFGLPGGDEVIREFSKRLVKVFSADRCLIARLDGDEFAILVLGAGQIHSLGPKATQVFVEKRRRGHPTTTITLSAGIAAAPEHGHTAEDLMQNADIALGAAKAAGSAHHVIFDPALGQAFKSRKDLEAQMKQAIDEQGFELFYQPIVDLRTMRPNGVEALLRLKQGASATPAEFVPVIEKLGLMPQLGGWIIAQAFADSRKWLGLKTSINLSPLQLENPALLDQIDFHRARYNVSPASIGFEITEGILLADSDTVRSNLVGLRQRGYTLALDDFGTGYSSLSYLSEFDIQRLKLDKSFVSGGRTQSERSAALVRGVIDICHRLGIQVVAEGIEEEEEARILQDWSCDYAQGYHFGRPAPVWATKRTIAMLRQKVAESEVAEGPEQRLTIV, from the coding sequence ATGGTCGCAATTTCTGCGATGACGCTCGGTGCGGCGGTGAGCTTGTGGGTTGCCGCGGGTGCCTTGAACAGCCGGGAGTCCCAGCGCCAGGTCGAGCAAGTGCGCGGTGCGATCTCCCGTGCGCGGCATAATTCCGACGAACAGGCCAAGGCGCTGGGCCAGCGGCATGAACTTGCCCGTCAGCTGGCCGCCAACGGGCCCGATGGTGCGGCTGAATGGCTCGACGAGGAACTGGGCCAGCCGGCCACGGCAACGGTGAGCACGAAGACGGTCCTGATCGCCGGGCGTGACGGCGCCATCTACGGTTTTGCCGAAGGCGGTCGCCTGTCCACCCGCGAGATGGAGCCCCTGGCCCAGTCGGTCTCGGACATGGTCCATGCTGGCGGGGCGACCACCGATGTCCGCAACATCAACGGCGTTCCTGCCGTTGTCTCCGCCGCGCCGATCGCGCCGCCTGCCCCGATTCCCGGGGGCGAGGGCAGCGCGCTGAAGCTGGTCACGTTCACCTACTTCGATGACCCCACGATCGCCCGCTGGGCCAATGCGTTCATGCTGGAGCGGCTGGCGCTGCTGTCGCCGCGCCGACCCGTGCCGGCCGGCTGGCGGCAGGTCAGGCTGGCCGGAAACGGCGGCGAAACCATCGGCAGGATGGCCTGGCAGCCCGACCGTCCCGGCGATGTCCTGACGCGCTACATCCTGCCTGCCGAACTGGTGTTCGGGGCCATCGTCCTCGCCTTGTTCTGGGGCATGGCGCACCGGGCGCGGACTTCGACGACGCGGGTGAACTATCTCGAGCGGTTCGATCCGACCACGGGTCTTGTCAACCGCGCGACGTTCATGATGCGGCTCGACCAGATTGCCGGCAATCACCCCTGCCAGTTGCTCCGGCTCGACATCGATGATTTCAGCGCGATCAACGATGCGTTCGGCCTGCCCGGCGGGGACGAGGTCATTCGGGAATTCAGCAAGCGGCTGGTCAAGGTGTTCAGCGCCGACCGCTGCCTGATCGCCCGGCTCGATGGCGACGAATTCGCCATTCTCGTGCTTGGGGCGGGCCAGATCCATTCGCTGGGCCCCAAGGCGACGCAGGTCTTTGTCGAGAAGCGGCGGCGCGGTCATCCTACCACGACCATCACGCTGTCCGCGGGCATCGCCGCGGCCCCCGAACATGGCCATACCGCCGAAGACCTCATGCAGAACGCCGACATCGCGCTGGGTGCGGCCAAGGCGGCGGGATCGGCCCATCACGTCATCTTCGATCCGGCGCTGGGCCAGGCGTTCAAGTCGCGCAAGGATCTCGAAGCGCAGATGAAGCAGGCCATCGACGAACAGGGCTTCGAACTGTTCTACCAGCCCATCGTCGATCTGCGCACGATGCGTCCCAACGGGGTCGAGGCGCTGCTGCGCCTGAAGCAGGGCGCCTCGGCCACACCGGCGGAATTTGTGCCGGTCATCGAGAAGCTGGGGCTGATGCCGCAGCTCGGCGGCTGGATCATCGCGCAGGCCTTTGCCGACAGCCGCAAGTGGCTGGGGCTGAAGACGTCGATCAACCTGTCGCCGCTTCAGCTTGAAAATCCGGCGCTGCTCGACCAGATCGACTTCCACCGCGCCCGCTACAACGTCAGCCCGGCCTCGATCGGGTTCGAGATCACCGAAGGCATTCTCCTCGCCGATTCCGACACCGTCCGCAGCAATCTCGTCGGTCTGCGCCAGCGCGGTTATACGCTGGCGCTGGACGATTTCGGCACCGGCTACTCGTCGCTCAGCTACCTGTCGGAGTTCGACATCCAGCGCCTGAAGCTCGACAAGAGTTTTGTCAGCGGAGGCCGCACCCAGAGCGAACGCAGCGCTGCGCTGGTCCGCGGGGTCATCGACATCTGCCACCGCCTCGGGATCCAGGTCGTGGCGGAAGGCATCGAGGAAGAGGAAGAGGCCCGCATCCTCCAGGACTGGTCGTGCGACTATGCGCAGGGCTATCATTTCGGGCGCCCCGCCCCGGTATGGGCAACCAAGCGCACGATTGCCATGCTGCGGCAGAAGGTTGCCGAAAGCGAAGTGGCCGAAGGCCCGGAGCAGCGTTTGACGATTGTCTGA
- a CDS encoding Spy/CpxP family protein refolding chaperone has product MRSGYRYVLVALAAFLVALGALWLGQALRGEEPQESRIHVLLHRELDLDSGQKQRIEALERGFAARRSQLEGELRAANADLARAIEHEHAYGPDVEKAVDRSHMAMGELQKATLQHVFAMRAVLRPEQTGRFDKAVAEALTKPQD; this is encoded by the coding sequence ATGCGCAGCGGCTATCGGTACGTTCTGGTCGCGCTTGCGGCGTTTCTGGTCGCTCTAGGGGCGCTTTGGCTGGGGCAGGCGCTGCGGGGCGAGGAGCCTCAGGAAAGCCGCATCCATGTGCTGCTGCACCGTGAGCTGGACCTCGATTCCGGGCAGAAACAGAGGATCGAAGCGCTGGAGCGGGGTTTTGCCGCCCGTCGCAGCCAGCTGGAAGGCGAACTGCGCGCCGCCAATGCCGATCTCGCCCGCGCCATCGAGCATGAACATGCCTATGGCCCGGACGTGGAAAAGGCAGTCGATCGCTCGCACATGGCCATGGGCGAATTGCAGAAGGCGACCCTCCAGCACGTCTTCGCGATGCGCGCCGTATTGCGCCCGGAGCAGACCGGCCGCTTCGACAAGGCCGTCGCCGAAGCCCTGACCAAGCCGCAGGACTGA
- the copD gene encoding copper homeostasis membrane protein CopD, whose protein sequence is MENGSLVAARFVSYALLLMAAGLPFHALIEGPRSAAGARFGTPARLALAVLAAGAAAASLWWAMANVAAMAAIPLAELDRETFTAVIGATPLGTLLTVRAAALALFVAALVLRPAPSLLAPPALAALASAAWAGHAGAGEALGGDLLRAGDVLHLAAAALWLGAMLAFLADMRGNGREAGVAHSLAAFARTGTLVVAVLLVTGATNAWLISGGSWPSGSWPRLIALKIVLFALMLGLAARNRWILVPALEARMPGAARRLARSLVLEMACGLAVVLVVAAAGLLDPHGA, encoded by the coding sequence ATGGAAAACGGCAGTCTCGTCGCCGCGCGCTTCGTCAGTTATGCGCTGTTGCTGATGGCCGCGGGCCTGCCGTTCCACGCCCTGATCGAAGGGCCCCGGTCCGCGGCCGGGGCCCGCTTCGGCACGCCCGCCCGCCTCGCCCTGGCGGTGCTCGCCGCCGGCGCGGCAGCGGCATCGCTGTGGTGGGCAATGGCCAATGTCGCGGCGATGGCGGCAATCCCGCTGGCCGAGCTCGACCGCGAGACATTCACCGCCGTGATCGGCGCCACTCCGCTGGGCACGCTGCTCACCGTTCGCGCCGCGGCGCTGGCGCTGTTCGTGGCCGCCCTCGTCCTGCGCCCCGCCCCCTCACTGCTGGCCCCCCCGGCACTGGCCGCGCTCGCCAGCGCCGCCTGGGCGGGTCATGCCGGAGCCGGTGAAGCCCTTGGCGGCGACCTGCTGCGCGCGGGCGACGTGCTCCACCTGGCCGCCGCCGCACTCTGGCTGGGGGCGATGCTTGCGTTCCTGGCGGACATGCGCGGCAACGGGCGGGAGGCCGGCGTGGCCCACAGCCTCGCCGCCTTTGCCCGCACCGGCACGCTGGTCGTGGCCGTGCTGCTGGTGACCGGGGCGACCAACGCCTGGCTGATCAGCGGCGGCAGCTGGCCGTCGGGGTCCTGGCCCCGCCTGATCGCGCTGAAGATCGTGCTGTTCGCGCTGATGCTGGGGCTGGCCGCGCGCAATCGCTGGATCCTCGTGCCCGCGCTCGAAGCACGGATGCCCGGCGCCGCGCGGCGACTGGCCCGCTCGCTGGTGCTGGAGATGGCCTGCGGCCTTGCCGTCGTGCTGGTGGTGGCCGCGGCCGGACTGCTCGATCCCCACGGCGCCTGA